CACACTCATCATTGCACCAGCATTATCAAATTCACCACAGTAATTTGGGGCCGAAAATACTGTCACAAGGTGTCTGTCAGCAAAGAATTCGTAACCATCTTCAACAACCTGCAGTACAAACAATTTGCTCTTATCATATTTCATGTGATAACTAATTGTAGCTGTAGTATCTATGCAAACTAAAAAAGCAAATGACCTGATGTGCACGACAAATAAGATCTAGGTCTTGCTTTTTGAGAAATTCAGACACTCTGTCCGGACCAAAGGTATAAGACACCCCTCTATCATTCATACCCCATCCCTGAACATCTTTGCTAGGATCAGACCAGAGAAGATCACATAACAACCCCGTATCTGGAACATCTGTGGGACGAGATATGTTTCTTATTTGATCCAGGCTGTTTAGATCTGGTGAAAGGCCTCCATGCATGCATAGAATCTTCTCATCTATGAGAGCAGCCACTGGCAAACAGTTGAAACATTCTGTAAAAACTTTCCATAATCTGACATTAAACCTGCGTTTACACTCATCATAGAATCCATATATACGATTGATTGAGGCGCACTCATGATTGCCTCGCAAAAGGAAGAAGTtctctgggtattttattttgtaagCAAGCAGAAGGCATATTGTCTCTAGACTTTGCTTTCCACGGTCAACATAGTCCCCTAAGAATAGATAATTGGCTTGAGGTGGTAAACCACCATATTCAAAGAGTCTTAAAAGATCAGAGTATTGGCCATGAATGTCACCTGTAAAATAATCCACAAGAAAAAAGTTCAGAAAAATAATACCTTAAAGAATATCCCTAATACTCTTCTCAGTTGATAAATTTGTAATATGATAACACAACATAAACAATTTAGCATGCAAAATGACTTAATTTCTTGCAAAGCTAAAGTTCTCAAAAAAGTTTTATATTCCAAGCTGTGTACCATGGAAATGTGTTTCATGCCCCAAAACGCTACTATCATCTGTTTACCCATTTCTGCCAAGTGGAGATGGCTAGAAACATCACCTAGGCATCCTTGATTAAATTGTTGTCAATGCTATCATAGCCAGTATAGCAAAAGCTTGGGGAACATTTCAGAAAAATCCCCCccagtttcttgttgtttttggaaaTCCCTACCATCCTAGGAAGGACTAGGGGGAAATATATTTTGGGGGAGAAAAATGTTGTAGATGTACTATCTTTTTAAAACTTCTCTTTTCTTTAAAATTTGCTAATATATTATACATGCTTGCATATTTTTATTTTCTGTCCTAATTTTAATTTcgaaattattttatattataaataaaaatttaaatgattatatttctaaatttttttgacAAGGTGGTCAAGGATTCAGGTCCAGTTTCTAGGCCAGCAGGTATGTCAGTCAAGACTCTAGACTACTTTCAAGCACACTATTAAGACCCCTTGCGGTGCCCATGCATTGAAAGTTTGAACAATGCACTGAAAGACATTGGCATGGTAGATTGAATCAAACATATAGTGCCATGACACTAGGGATGTGCAGATATCTGTAACCACCACATATCCTTGACAATGTTTAGGAATTTTTTGAGAAAATGATTCCTCCTTGTGTAGACAAGTTTTGCTAGCTACTTCATCCTCTTCAAGAGGATGGTTATACAAGAAGCATTCCAGTTGATTATTATACATAGTGAAGAAGGCACAAAGAAAACATCGAAGACAAATACGAGGAAAAGAGCAGTTTTGTGATTGCTTATGACTTCCGGGAACAAGTCATGAGTATCATTTCATTTTGTTGCCCCTATAGTTTGAATTATCCATTATATAAACATAGACTATCCTAACCTTGGACAGATTTATGAGACCCTTAACAGCACGTTTAGCAGATTAGAACATCAATTTGTGCTAAGGACCCAACAGCAGCATTCTTAATAACCATCCTTTTTAGTTCTTCAATAAGAATGGGAAAAGATGAACTCTCCCATAGCATCATCCACAGCAAACCCCAAATTTATAATCCATAGTGTTGGAAGAGTTGCTTCTTTGATCATGAAGAGTTGAAGGAAGAATTAATCAAGGCCTTAAAATACTGTACATTGATGAGAAGGCACATAGATTGAGAGGAGTCGGTCAAATTTGCTGATCTTAATATCTATTTCATGATCAGCTAGAGTGGATGCTCATTCACTTGCCTAGAAGGGCCTATTGAATGGTGGCCACTACGATGCAGCAAAATGAGATGTTAGAAGAAGTTACTTCAAACAACTTCTAATAGCCCATACTTGACACCTGCCTCCTGTTAGAAGTACCAAAGTTGGCAAACTCACAAAAAACTCGTTAAGCAAGCAACAAGTACTTGCGAAGTGAAAGCGAAAATAAGTATTCCCCAGTAAAACTTGCCAGAAAGCTGGTGAGTCTGCCAAAAACTCGTGACAAACATTTAAAAGGCAATTCGGGTCAAAACCAGACCCAAAAACttcaaaacaagctcccaaaaaGGCAATTTCTGCTCTACAAAACCCCCCACACACCTCTTCTTTGAACACAGCATCTCGGAGAGAAGATCTTAAAGGGTTTTTCAGCAAATTTAGAAAACAAATTTGAAGCAAAGgtcagtaatttttttttttgaattttattttaaaacattttaCTTCATTTTGGCTGCAAAATAAAGCACCTAGGTAAAAATAAAGTATTACCGTATGCTAAAACTAAGTATTTTTTAGGTTGATAATACTAAAACTAAGAATTATTTTTGCTTCTAAATTTCAAATAATTGGTTCATCACCATTTTTTCTGAATTTATTGCTGAATTCACTAATTTTTGCATACACAacttatttttttgaaataaaagtttAGAATCTTTagattataatttaaattaaatcttAAATGATTTAAACTAATTTACATTAATTCAAACTAATTCTATGCTGATTTTTAgagatttattttatatttaatttaatttttaaatttgaaaaattaaaatattgtactttcactttgtatgtgtaggttaaatACATCATATAATGGCAAATAGGGAAGCTTCTAGTTCAAGTTCAGCCTCAAGCTCTGCCCCATCAGTGCCACGGATGATTACAGGCACTCATCCTTACAGAGATAGGGACCCTACTTGGAAATATGTCATACAAGGACTGATACCTCAGACAGTTGCTTGCATGAGATGCAGAAACTTATATAATAAAGGCATAAATTGTCCCAAATACCATCTTGCAAGCATTACTCATCGTGATGCCAAACACTATACCAACATCGCTTAAGAGATAAAAAGAAAGATGAATGCCCAACTTCATTGGCAAAAAAGAAAAAATTGCTTAGGGAGAAGAGAAGGACAGCCATAGCAACATCCATATCTAGTGGTCATGGTCCTCAAGTTCAAACAAAATCAGATGAAGATATGGCATGTCAAAGCATAGTGGCCTATCTTCATGGTCCACGCATACAAAGCAAATCGGCCTCCACTTCATCTACTTTCAATAGTATCAGTactgttggaaatattgtcattgatgacaaaggaGTGAAGATGATGTTGCAATTGATGTAAAAGATTTGGAGGATGACATGAACTGTCCAAATTGGTGGATAGATTGAGGTGCAAATACCCTAAATCTCCAAAAGCTTTGCCCTCTGCATTTTGCCCCAATCTTGAAGTGCATCCAGCTATGAGTACAATTGGAGCTTGCTTGAGGCCATCCACACGAATAAGAGGAACAAAATAGATCAATAATGCCTCAATGACCTAGTCTTTGTGCAATACAACTTTTGACTGTGTACAAGGGTAGAAAGCACGTTGATTTGGATAAGATTGATCCTTATAGCAACTGGACAAGGCAAGAcaagcagcctccattgtttactGAAAATGAGATTCTTGACTTTGAGAGGCATGCATTGGAGGATACGGGTGCAATAGGTGATATTGTAATGTCCACAAAAATTTTATATAGTGACTTAATTTAGTTGATTAAGTTGTCCAAGAATTGATATTGTTTAAAAAGGGaaaaatttaattgattaatttaattaaaaaataaagtgaGTAATAAAACCGAAGAACCCCTAGTGTGTCGAGGCATGGAGATGTTGGTAATTTTTTGGTCTGAGAATTAATCTATAGTTTTAGCAGTGTTTCCCTGTAGGGTGGTCGTAGATGCTTCATAGCATAGTTTTAGAaatcgtggactcgccacggactcgcgagtccttgggagccacgagtcgactcgcgaggcgagtcctggcgagtccatctaaaagactcgcgagtcttttgcaaggactcgcgcgagtcttttgcatAGACTCGCgcgtctttcagatggactcgccaggACCCAGGaaaaagtcatgcaagctttaaaattgagtttttttaaaaaaaatttgccttcatttggcataactgagggagtgaaaaattaaaaaaaaacccgATGtcgttataaaataataaaagtatttttggccttgcGATGCcacttgaccccaacttgggggcgctgcccccaaacccccgtcgaaaaatatagggggaaactgcgccgatggaagtagggaaaatttaaactccgagtctgattaggctccatataacaacataattagcattgaagaaatcttggtattatacattttagagttgaaagtttgaaactatgagcatgtgacatgtgtaatgtttcaactttcaattatggctcttatgttctctaaatgcactaatttctttatgtttttttgtaaaactacggtttttttttttgccgagtccttgccgagtctttcaagagtctttcacgagtccgagtccatgtccaaatttttggtttgccgagtccgaggcgagtccgagattttcaactatgcTTTCATAGGATGATTGTCAAAGTATGTAAAATAATGTTTTACAGGCCTGAGTCTATATTGTGTTCATAATTTGGTAAATGTTACATGGTAATGTTACTGTATGGCATAGGGGAATCCGGCTTTTTGGATAGTTTTCACTGTAATTTTCAGTGGGCAGCCACAGACTTTatatttttgtaaaacttttaatattaatacaatatataactattaccaatcaaaaaaaagtgaaaataaaaaaataatcaaaataatcaatttattaaataaagCTCTCCAGTTATGACAAATATTTAATGAggggcttcggccctagctcacccggtcgtggatcgcaacttaaggcgtgggtatgctccccatggtcttgagttcgagtccccggctgtgttaactctgtgtgtgttgctaccttgtgagtgggttgtacacactgggggattagtcttgcttcggcaaggacacctccagattccacgatagtgaatataaaaaaaaatatttaatgaggtcTTGCAAAAATTAAATGTGTCCTAATCTTCTAGATAGAGGTTGGAGTTCTTTAAACAGGCTGTAGTAAGCATGTTTTATGGATTCGATATGATGATTTTCTGTGATAATTTATGAGAAGCTGAGGGCAGAAACATTCAGTAGATCAACAAGGGTTGGACGAAAACCTGACTCTTTCTAAGCGTGGATCTGCGATGAAGTTCACAATTGGGTCAAATTTAAGATGTTTCCATTGGAGACAAATATGCAGATAAGTACTATCATCAGATTTAATATTAACACTGTGCATGCTTTGGATAGTTTATATTCTGAATTCGGTTTAAggtgttttatgaagactatcaaTCTTTCCAATTAATAAAGACCTTATTTTTCTATCAGGCCAAGTTATATCTTGGTATCATAAAGAATAAAGACAAGAACGGGACTATTGTTATTGGCATAATAATTTTGTGAGCCCAATCTTTTTATTGATTCATTCCTAAGTTTTGGCATGAGGAAAACATATAATATCAATTTTGGTTCAAGTCCAACATTTCTAATGTTTGGTGATTGATATTTCTAATGTCTAGCACATGAAGTCTATCGCATATCAACCTGGGCATTTTTAGCTATCGTGGCAGAGTTGAGGTCTTGTGTCTGAGCTTGCGGGGACTCTGGAAGAAGAGTGTTGTTGTGTGGAGAAAGATTACTGCTTCGTGTTACAAATGAAAGCAACAGTAACAATTGATAACCTATTGGAAGCTTTTTTGGGCCGTTGGATGGGATTGCAGAGGAGCATATCAGGGGTCAAGGACAGAGTTGCTGATAAAAGATCGTCATATGTTCAGTCCGTATGTAAATTCCAGGTAATAGTTTGTGTTGCTGTTGATGATGCAATAATGAATTATGCATGCCTTTTTCTATCCCTGCACAATGTTTCCAGTGGTTGCTGATTAAGTTTGTGGGCAGGAGGGAGATATTGACGGAGGTCTGGCTCATAACAGGTTGGCATTTATACATTACTGTTTTGTTTAAATGCAATAAATAGTAATGTTTGCACATTTCAAACACTAAACATTAAATTCACATATCGATTGTATCTGCTGCTAAAAAAAAACCTGTAGATGACTAAGTGATGTAGTAGGAAAAAATTCTGATTATTGTCTGGAATGACTTGTTCAGTCGCTGCAAGTATATTCCTTTTAGTGACTGTTGCTGAAATAAGAAGGCAGTTTAATATTGTTCCTGAAACAGTTGATTTCCAGTACATAATATCTCTGTTCATCTTTATATGCATAGCAGTGCTAT
This genomic stretch from Cryptomeria japonica chromosome 8, Sugi_1.0, whole genome shotgun sequence harbors:
- the LOC131061443 gene encoding serine/threonine-protein phosphatase PP1 isozyme 3 yields the protein MDPQALDDIINRLLEVRGSRPGKQVQLSEAEIRQLCLSSKDIFMSQPNLLELEAPIKICGDIHGQYSDLLRLFEYGGLPPQANYLFLGDYVDRGKQSLETICLLLAYKIKYPENFFLLRGNHECASINRIYGFYDECKRRFNVRLWKVFTECFNCLPVAALIDEKILCMHGGLSPDLNSLDQIRNISRPTDVPDTGLLCDLLWSDPSKDVQGWGMNDRGVSYTFGPDRVSEFLKKQDLDLICRAHQVVEDGYEFFADRHLVTVFSAPNYCGEFDNAGAMMSVDESLMCSFQILKPAEKKIKLGSYGNSNAATAKPGTPPRGMRSLLGAKV